The following are encoded in a window of Tessaracoccus flavescens genomic DNA:
- the smpB gene encoding SsrA-binding protein SmpB, whose amino-acid sequence MPREIGKKLVAQNKKARHEYQLGDVYEAGLVLTGTEVKTLRRGRATIAEAYATVDDHGEAWLINANIPEYEFGTWRNHSAKRSRKLLLHRQEITKLARALDNSGRTLVPLSIYFKDGYAKVEIAVATGKKDWDKRRDLAERDAKREAERALAVRNRYNRS is encoded by the coding sequence ATGCCAAGGGAGATCGGCAAGAAGCTTGTCGCGCAGAACAAGAAGGCCCGGCACGAGTACCAGCTAGGTGACGTGTACGAGGCCGGCCTCGTGCTGACCGGCACCGAGGTCAAGACCCTTCGTCGCGGCCGTGCCACCATCGCCGAGGCCTACGCGACGGTCGACGACCATGGCGAGGCCTGGCTGATCAACGCCAACATTCCCGAGTACGAGTTCGGCACCTGGCGCAACCATTCCGCCAAACGCAGCCGCAAACTGCTCCTGCACCGGCAGGAGATCACCAAGCTCGCGCGCGCTCTCGACAACTCGGGTCGCACCCTCGTGCCGTTGTCGATCTACTTCAAGGACGGCTACGCGAAGGTGGAGATCGCCGTCGCGACCGGCAAGAAGGACTGGGACAAGCGACGAGACCTCGCAGAGCGCGACGCGAAGCGTGAGGCTGAGCGGGCGCTGGCGGTGCGCAACCGCTACAACCGCAGTTGA
- a CDS encoding YqgE/AlgH family protein — protein sequence MDHAGAVAVGQLLVATQPGRGGYFDRTVVLIIERQSDAGGGATVGLCLNVMSEIPVGNVLSDYTDLMSPPVRVFEGGPVNQDVVVALGEPASLESPPPGWERISGDIGVVDVNYPSELLASSFTQLRVFVGLSAWSPGQLEGELIRGSWFRTQVRSEDVFGDPDGLWRRVLRRMGGTTGRWSSWTDDPSMN from the coding sequence GTGGATCACGCTGGAGCAGTCGCCGTCGGACAGTTGCTCGTCGCCACCCAACCGGGACGTGGCGGCTACTTCGACCGCACAGTGGTCCTGATCATCGAGCGTCAGAGCGATGCAGGCGGCGGTGCGACGGTCGGTCTGTGTCTGAACGTCATGTCGGAGATTCCCGTCGGCAACGTGCTCTCCGACTACACCGATCTGATGAGCCCTCCCGTGCGGGTCTTCGAGGGCGGCCCGGTCAACCAGGACGTCGTCGTGGCGCTGGGCGAGCCCGCCTCGCTCGAGTCCCCGCCGCCGGGCTGGGAACGCATCTCCGGCGACATCGGAGTCGTCGACGTCAACTATCCGAGCGAACTGCTTGCCAGTTCGTTCACCCAGCTGCGGGTCTTCGTGGGGCTGTCGGCCTGGTCGCCGGGGCAGCTGGAGGGCGAGCTGATCCGCGGATCCTGGTTCCGGACCCAGGTTCGTTCGGAGGACGTGTTCGGCGACCCGGACGGGCTGTGGCGAAGGGTGCTGCGCCGGATGGGCGGGACGACCGGCAGATGGTCGTCCTGGACAGACGACCCGTCGATGAACTGA
- a CDS encoding DUF1707 and DUF4870 domain-containing protein, which translates to MSVPGQSPFSGVTDQMRDRAVAHLQAMYANNSINERELDRRLDLALGARDRLELNRSLAGLARLAPVVLTPRAPGQASPVENVGSGLVHLSALVSSFIGPAIVKAATKPGSHLWWEAGRAMSLQLTFLVVGIVASVLSWITGLDFLMFLAWAAWAGSTIWASVRAFNGQKSTGMLEPALIARPQIPRPGITR; encoded by the coding sequence ATGAGCGTGCCAGGACAGTCCCCCTTCTCAGGCGTCACCGACCAGATGCGAGACCGCGCGGTCGCGCACCTTCAGGCGATGTACGCCAACAACTCGATCAACGAGAGGGAACTCGACCGTCGGCTCGACCTTGCGCTCGGGGCCCGCGACCGACTGGAACTGAACCGTTCACTCGCCGGCCTCGCCCGACTCGCCCCCGTCGTCCTCACCCCGAGGGCGCCGGGGCAGGCCTCGCCGGTGGAGAACGTCGGCTCCGGCCTTGTGCACCTGTCCGCACTGGTGAGCTCGTTCATCGGCCCCGCCATCGTCAAGGCCGCGACGAAGCCCGGATCGCACCTGTGGTGGGAGGCAGGGCGGGCGATGAGCCTCCAACTCACCTTCCTCGTCGTCGGGATCGTGGCCTCGGTGCTCAGCTGGATCACGGGCCTCGACTTCCTGATGTTCCTCGCCTGGGCAGCCTGGGCCGGCTCGACGATCTGGGCCTCCGTTCGTGCGTTCAACGGCCAGAAGTCCACCGGAATGCTCGAACCCGCGCTCATCGCACGGCCGCAGATTCCGAGGCCAGGGATCACGCGCTAG